From a region of the Streptomyces tirandamycinicus genome:
- a CDS encoding helix-turn-helix domain-containing protein produces MDIPDELTTGERIRLLRESRGMTREILAGMCGRGVDWLKKIETGERELRSNTLILRLAAALQISDASIITGAAGPAQTVPSGRLHHPGMPAIWDAVMNRRLIPSRPECPVDVAALQGRVDQTWELWHSSGHNRTEVARLLPKLIRDAEAAGRGLDGAERRAGLVALSDVYRLTGQATAYVAPAELAWVVADRALAAAQDADDPAAIAAAAWNMGNILRETSYPEEAMRVVTEAADLIRPHLDGAPDDWRGVYGALQLHAAVTAAREGRSGDAWRFWGVGDQVAKSLPAAYVHPSTVFGRANVDFHAVSVATDLRTAGKALNLADDLDPDAMPSVERRARLWVEVARGHLQRGDRTAALHVMQLSYTVGAETVEFTPSARSAVAELWRDAPRALRPEAARLAERIGLREAG; encoded by the coding sequence GTGGACATCCCCGACGAACTCACGACCGGCGAACGCATCCGGCTGCTGCGCGAGTCCCGAGGCATGACCCGCGAGATCCTCGCGGGCATGTGCGGCCGCGGCGTCGACTGGTTGAAGAAGATCGAGACAGGGGAGCGTGAGCTGCGCTCCAACACCCTGATTCTGCGTCTCGCCGCCGCGCTGCAGATCTCGGACGCCTCGATCATCACCGGCGCTGCGGGCCCGGCTCAGACGGTGCCGAGTGGTCGCCTGCACCATCCGGGAATGCCCGCGATCTGGGACGCGGTGATGAACCGCCGGCTCATCCCGTCAAGGCCCGAGTGCCCGGTCGATGTCGCCGCGCTGCAGGGGCGCGTCGACCAGACGTGGGAGCTGTGGCACAGCAGCGGCCACAACCGCACGGAAGTCGCCCGGCTGCTGCCGAAGCTGATCCGCGATGCCGAGGCAGCCGGCCGCGGCCTCGACGGCGCCGAGCGTCGGGCGGGGCTCGTCGCGCTCTCGGACGTGTACCGACTCACCGGGCAGGCGACCGCGTATGTCGCGCCCGCCGAGCTCGCGTGGGTCGTCGCCGACCGGGCGCTCGCCGCGGCGCAGGATGCCGACGATCCGGCCGCGATCGCGGCCGCCGCGTGGAACATGGGCAACATCTTGCGCGAGACGTCCTATCCCGAGGAAGCGATGCGGGTCGTGACCGAGGCGGCCGACCTGATCCGTCCGCACCTCGACGGTGCCCCGGACGACTGGCGAGGCGTGTACGGCGCGCTGCAGTTGCACGCCGCGGTGACCGCCGCCCGCGAGGGCCGGTCCGGAGACGCGTGGCGCTTTTGGGGAGTCGGCGACCAGGTCGCGAAGAGTCTCCCCGCCGCGTATGTGCACCCGTCGACCGTGTTCGGTCGGGCGAACGTCGACTTTCACGCCGTGTCCGTGGCGACGGATCTGCGTACCGCGGGCAAGGCGCTGAACCTCGCCGACGATCTCGACCCGGATGCAATGCCCTCGGTCGAGCGCCGGGCCCGGCTGTGGGTCGAGGTCGCCCGCGGACACCTGCAGCGCGGCGACCGCACGGCAGCGCTGCACGTGATGCAGCTCTCCTACACGGTCGGTGCCGAGACGGTCGAGTTCACCCCGTCGGCCCGGTCGGCGGTCGCCGAGCTGTGGCGCGACGCCCCACGCGCGCTGCGCCCCGAGGCTGCCCGGCTCGCCGAGCGAATCGGCCTGCGCGAAGCCGGCTAG
- a CDS encoding NUDIX hydrolase yields the protein MTVEGYDPRAFPPFAVTVDLAVFTVRDGLLHVLLIERGTEPYKGAWALPGGFILPRESAEQAARRELAEETGLSETTVAGLHLEQLRTYSDPGRDPRMRVVSVAYTALVPDLPEPIGGGDAAHARWVAHGSRARLAFDHERILADAHERVGAKLEYTGLATAFCPAEFTLGELRQVYETVWGVELDRPNFRRKVLTTPGFVEAVEGRARLTGGRGKPAALYRAGPANALHPPLLRPEGRQST from the coding sequence GTGACCGTCGAGGGATACGACCCGAGGGCGTTCCCGCCCTTCGCCGTCACCGTGGACCTCGCCGTCTTCACGGTCCGTGACGGCCTGCTGCACGTCCTGCTGATCGAACGCGGCACCGAGCCGTACAAGGGCGCCTGGGCGCTGCCCGGCGGCTTCATCCTCCCGCGGGAGTCCGCCGAGCAGGCCGCCCGCCGTGAACTCGCCGAGGAGACCGGCCTGTCGGAGACCACCGTCGCCGGCCTCCACCTGGAGCAACTGCGCACCTACAGCGACCCCGGCCGGGACCCGAGGATGCGGGTCGTGTCGGTCGCCTACACCGCCCTCGTGCCCGACCTGCCCGAACCGATCGGCGGCGGCGACGCCGCACACGCCCGCTGGGTGGCCCACGGCAGCCGGGCACGCCTCGCCTTCGACCATGAGCGCATCCTCGCCGACGCCCATGAACGCGTCGGCGCCAAACTCGAGTACACCGGCCTCGCCACCGCCTTCTGCCCCGCCGAGTTCACCCTCGGCGAGCTGCGGCAGGTGTACGAGACCGTCTGGGGCGTCGAACTCGACCGCCCCAACTTCCGGCGCAAGGTCCTCACCACGCCAGGCTTCGTGGAAGCCGTCGAAGGACGCGCGCGCCTGACCGGCGGCCGGGGGAAACCGGCCGCGCTCTACCGCGCGGGGCCGGCGAACGCCCTGCACCCTCCGCTTCTGCGACCGGAAGGACGGCAATCGACATGA
- a CDS encoding ADP-ribosylglycohydrolase family protein — translation MKDPTGLAAARTATKQAATGALVGLALGDALGFPTEFKDVPSILASFGPWREAALPRPAVVTDDTQMTLALARAIRTATDRGLLAPLRLTRPLREEFVDWYHSPDNNRAPGRTCLVACRKLDSDMPWQEASQIASKGCGANMRVAPVGLVPGLSDGQRAGAAQLQAALTHGHPTALAASDLTARAVYLLARGTEPLGLVGRLRSYAYENRSRYHHGWLGDLWTYAHDATPEDFIERGWDECLAALERLAAALRDPDPETDPCLATGDGWIAEEALATALHCFLLFPEEPLTVLRRAACTRGDSDSIACLAGAFAGAHLGARAWPKEWEERIEYRSELLTLGALWDA, via the coding sequence ATGAAGGACCCGACCGGCCTGGCGGCGGCGAGGACCGCCACCAAGCAGGCCGCCACCGGCGCCCTCGTCGGGCTGGCGCTCGGCGACGCGCTCGGCTTCCCCACCGAGTTCAAGGACGTGCCGTCGATCCTCGCCTCGTTCGGTCCCTGGCGGGAGGCGGCCCTGCCGAGGCCCGCGGTCGTCACCGACGACACCCAGATGACGCTCGCGCTGGCCCGCGCCATCCGCACGGCCACGGACCGGGGACTGCTCGCCCCGCTGCGGCTGACCCGGCCGCTGCGCGAGGAGTTCGTGGACTGGTACCACTCGCCCGACAACAACCGCGCCCCCGGCCGCACCTGCCTGGTCGCCTGCCGCAAGCTCGACAGCGACATGCCGTGGCAGGAGGCCAGCCAGATCGCGTCCAAGGGCTGCGGAGCGAACATGCGCGTGGCGCCCGTCGGGCTGGTGCCCGGCCTCAGCGACGGCCAGCGCGCCGGAGCCGCCCAGCTCCAGGCCGCGCTCACGCACGGCCACCCGACCGCCCTGGCCGCCTCCGACCTCACCGCACGGGCCGTGTACCTGCTGGCGCGCGGCACGGAACCCCTCGGCCTCGTCGGACGGCTGCGGTCGTACGCGTACGAGAACCGCTCCCGCTACCACCACGGCTGGCTCGGCGACCTCTGGACATACGCCCACGACGCCACGCCGGAGGACTTCATCGAGCGCGGCTGGGACGAGTGCCTCGCGGCGCTGGAGCGCCTGGCCGCCGCCCTGCGCGACCCCGACCCGGAGACCGACCCCTGCCTCGCCACCGGCGACGGCTGGATCGCCGAGGAGGCCCTCGCCACCGCGCTGCACTGTTTCCTGCTCTTCCCCGAGGAGCCGCTGACGGTGCTGCGCCGCGCCGCGTGCACCCGGGGGGACTCCGACTCGATCGCCTGCCTCGCGGGCGCCTTCGCCGGGGCGCACCTCGGTGCCCGGGCCTGGCCCAAGGAGTGGGAGGAGCGCATCGAGTACCGCAGCGAACTGCTGACCCTGGGTGCCCTTTGGGACGCCTGA
- a CDS encoding methyltransferase domain-containing protein — protein sequence MTTARPGGHAALVQDLHERGLLDGTWRRVWGAVPREPFIPARAWRQDDDGCTLLGSPAERHALVHADEPVVIQLDDGAEDGPGIATSSNSRPSMVARMLGLLRVEDGSRVLEIGTASGYVAALLSERLGGERVFSIELDPALAAHAETALHTAGYRPNLRCGDGERGWPEAAPFDRLLATCALRHVPRAYVDQVRPGGLIVAPLAREFWSGALVRLAVRGDGTATGRFHGGASYMPMRSHRVAGGEPVDSRTARGRRTGLGPAAVLHLGFALWGGTRLPGVRLWHSEGPAGVQVWAQHPDGSAATAVAGDVWEYGPRALWAEIERTHRDYAGLGSPAAEAFGLTVRPEGGDLWLHEPGNVLAAVPEAAGRPRSAGEVVR from the coding sequence GTGACGACCGCCCGACCGGGCGGGCACGCCGCGCTCGTCCAGGACCTGCACGAGCGCGGTCTGCTCGACGGCACATGGCGCCGCGTGTGGGGCGCCGTACCGCGCGAACCGTTCATCCCCGCCCGTGCGTGGCGGCAGGACGACGACGGATGCACACTGCTCGGCTCGCCGGCCGAGCGGCACGCGCTCGTCCACGCCGACGAGCCGGTCGTGATCCAGCTCGACGACGGCGCCGAGGACGGGCCCGGCATCGCGACGTCGTCGAACTCGCGGCCGAGCATGGTCGCCCGCATGCTCGGGCTGCTGCGGGTCGAGGACGGCTCACGCGTACTGGAGATCGGCACCGCGTCCGGGTACGTCGCGGCGCTGCTGTCCGAGCGGCTCGGCGGCGAGCGGGTGTTCAGTATCGAGCTCGACCCGGCGCTCGCCGCGCACGCCGAGACGGCGCTGCACACCGCCGGCTACCGGCCGAACCTCCGTTGCGGCGACGGCGAGCGGGGCTGGCCCGAGGCCGCGCCGTTCGACCGGCTGCTCGCGACGTGCGCCCTGCGCCACGTACCGCGGGCGTACGTCGACCAGGTGCGGCCGGGTGGGCTGATCGTCGCCCCGCTCGCCCGCGAGTTCTGGTCGGGCGCCCTGGTGCGGCTCGCCGTGCGGGGCGACGGCACGGCGACGGGCCGGTTCCACGGCGGCGCGTCGTACATGCCGATGCGGTCGCACCGCGTCGCCGGCGGCGAGCCGGTCGACAGCCGAACGGCCCGCGGCCGGCGGACCGGCCTCGGCCCGGCCGCGGTGCTGCACCTGGGGTTCGCCCTCTGGGGCGGTACCCGGCTGCCGGGCGTGCGGCTGTGGCACAGCGAGGGCCCGGCGGGCGTGCAGGTGTGGGCGCAGCACCCGGACGGCTCGGCGGCGACCGCGGTCGCGGGGGACGTGTGGGAGTACGGGCCGCGCGCGTTGTGGGCGGAGATCGAGCGGACGCACCGCGACTACGCCGGCCTCGGCTCGCCGGCGGCCGAGGCGTTCGGGCTCACCGTGCGGCCGGAGGGCGGGGACCTGTGGCTGCACGAGCCCGGGAACGTTCTCGCTGCCGTTCCGGAGGCCGCCGGGCGACCGCGTTCAGCCGGGGAAGTGGTGCGGTAG
- a CDS encoding PhzF family phenazine biosynthesis isomerase, with protein MSPMTHPETLRYTAFTTDPAGGNPAGVVLDAAALDDAAMLATAAEVGYSETAFVTAADLPARRFRLRYFSPLAEVAFCGHATVATAVALAERIGPGPLAFGTPVGEIALDTSAEPDGSVTATLTSVPTRSRPASHEEVHASLAALHWSPEDLDPALPPHVAFGGNEHLVLAAATRERLAALDYDFDALAEVMHRHGWTTLQLVWREAEGLFHARDPFPVGGVVEDPATGAAAAALGGYLRALGALPPSGAFTIRQGEDLGRPSLLRVEASAADPRVRVSGQAVAIVGAHAGAGGREA; from the coding sequence ATGAGCCCGATGACACACCCCGAGACCCTTCGCTACACCGCTTTCACCACCGACCCCGCCGGTGGCAACCCGGCCGGCGTCGTGCTCGACGCGGCCGCACTGGACGATGCCGCCATGCTGGCCACCGCCGCCGAAGTCGGTTACTCGGAGACCGCGTTCGTCACGGCCGCCGACCTCCCGGCGCGCCGATTCCGGCTGCGCTACTTCAGCCCCCTCGCCGAGGTCGCCTTCTGCGGCCACGCGACCGTCGCCACCGCGGTGGCCCTGGCCGAGCGGATCGGCCCCGGCCCGCTCGCCTTCGGCACGCCGGTGGGTGAGATCGCCCTGGACACCTCGGCAGAGCCGGACGGCTCGGTGACGGCGACGCTCACCAGCGTCCCCACCCGCTCCCGGCCGGCGAGTCACGAGGAAGTGCATGCCTCCCTCGCGGCCCTGCACTGGTCCCCGGAAGACCTCGACCCCGCGCTTCCCCCGCACGTCGCCTTCGGCGGAAACGAGCACCTGGTCCTGGCCGCGGCCACCCGTGAGCGTCTCGCCGCACTCGACTACGACTTCGACGCTCTGGCGGAGGTGATGCACCGTCACGGCTGGACCACGCTCCAGCTGGTCTGGCGTGAGGCCGAAGGGCTCTTCCACGCCCGCGACCCCTTTCCGGTCGGCGGTGTCGTCGAGGATCCGGCCACCGGTGCCGCGGCCGCCGCCCTCGGCGGCTACCTGCGCGCCCTCGGCGCTCTCCCGCCCTCCGGTGCCTTCACCATCCGTCAGGGGGAGGATCTCGGTCGGCCCAGCCTGCTCCGGGTGGAAGCCTCCGCCGCGGACCCGCGCGTGCGGGTGAGCGGGCAGGCGGTGGCGATCGTGGGTGCGCACGCGGGCGCCGGTGGGCGGGAAGCCTGA
- a CDS encoding nucleotidyltransferase domain-containing protein, protein MTPEDLVRDHTIYSCVMGSRAFGLATDGSDTDLRGVFLAPTALYWRFDKPPTHVDGPAEEQFSWELERFCELALRANPNILECLHSPLVERVDDTGRELLALRDAFLSRRVHETFVRYAVGQRRKLDADVRQYGAPRWKHAMHLLRLLATCRDLLRTGRLVTDVGDGRERLLAVRRGEVPWPEVESWTARLAAEADTAVAGSPLPAEPDRARVEDFLVRVRRASALREAQQGP, encoded by the coding sequence ATGACTCCCGAGGACCTGGTGCGCGACCACACGATCTACTCCTGTGTGATGGGGTCACGGGCCTTCGGCCTGGCCACGGACGGCAGCGACACCGACCTCCGCGGTGTGTTCCTCGCACCGACCGCCCTGTACTGGCGGTTCGACAAGCCCCCGACCCATGTGGACGGTCCCGCGGAGGAGCAGTTCTCGTGGGAGCTGGAGCGCTTCTGCGAGCTGGCGCTGCGGGCCAACCCGAACATCCTGGAGTGCCTGCACTCCCCCCTCGTGGAGCGCGTCGACGACACCGGCCGTGAACTGCTCGCGCTGCGCGACGCGTTCCTGTCCCGGCGGGTCCACGAGACGTTCGTCCGCTACGCAGTCGGCCAGCGGCGCAAGCTGGACGCGGACGTCCGGCAGTACGGCGCTCCGCGCTGGAAGCACGCGATGCATCTGCTGCGGCTGCTGGCGACGTGCCGCGACCTCCTCCGCACGGGCCGGCTGGTGACCGACGTGGGCGACGGCCGTGAGCGGCTGCTCGCGGTCAGGCGGGGCGAGGTGCCCTGGCCCGAGGTGGAGTCCTGGACCGCCCGGCTCGCCGCGGAGGCGGACACCGCGGTGGCCGGGAGCCCGCTCCCCGCCGAGCCGGACCGGGCGCGGGTGGAGGACTTCCTGGTCCGGGTACGGCGGGCGTCGGCGCTGCGGGAGGCCCAGCAGGGTCCGTAA
- a CDS encoding LysR family transcriptional regulator, with the protein METRLLRTFATVARTGNLTAAAERLHLVQSTVTAQVQALEKELDLRLFDRLPRGVVLTGAGREVLAQAEAVLEAESRLRAAAASAGGAGGRVTGRVVLSAGETLVSARLPGVIAALRRSHPGIEVDLHTMGTATAVAALRTGELDLALLLEDEANFRDIECTPLAREPLVLVCSPDHPVARSATDSPAGWAELARQDYFLHEQGCSYSDHFIDRLLAAAEGSQPRITRFGSLEAARSCVAAGLGLSLLARVNVADALAAGRLTQVPGPRFPDVTVQLARHQRRWLSPAAAALATELPHHFPG; encoded by the coding sequence ATGGAGACACGACTGCTGCGCACCTTCGCCACCGTCGCACGGACCGGGAACCTGACAGCCGCCGCGGAGCGCCTGCACCTCGTCCAGTCCACCGTCACCGCCCAGGTGCAGGCACTGGAGAAGGAGCTCGACCTGCGCCTGTTCGACCGGCTGCCGCGCGGGGTGGTGCTCACCGGCGCCGGACGCGAGGTGCTGGCACAGGCCGAGGCGGTGCTGGAGGCCGAGTCCCGGTTGCGGGCGGCCGCCGCCTCGGCCGGTGGCGCGGGCGGCCGGGTGACCGGACGGGTGGTGCTCTCGGCCGGCGAGACGCTGGTGTCCGCGCGGCTGCCGGGAGTCATCGCCGCGCTCCGGCGCAGCCACCCCGGGATCGAGGTGGACCTGCACACGATGGGAACCGCAACCGCCGTCGCCGCGCTCCGCACCGGCGAGCTGGACCTGGCCCTGCTCCTGGAGGACGAGGCGAACTTCCGCGACATCGAGTGCACGCCGCTGGCCCGCGAACCGCTCGTCCTCGTCTGCTCCCCCGACCACCCCGTCGCCCGCAGCGCCACCGACTCACCCGCCGGCTGGGCGGAGCTGGCCCGCCAGGACTACTTCCTGCACGAGCAGGGCTGCTCCTACAGCGACCACTTCATCGACCGGCTGCTCGCCGCCGCCGAAGGGTCGCAGCCCCGGATCACCCGCTTCGGCAGTCTGGAGGCCGCCAGGTCCTGCGTCGCCGCGGGCCTCGGCCTCAGCCTGCTGGCCCGCGTCAACGTCGCGGACGCGCTCGCGGCGGGCCGCCTCACGCAGGTGCCCGGCCCGCGGTTCCCCGACGTCACCGTCCAGCTGGCCCGCCACCAGCGGCGCTGGCTCTCCCCCGCGGCGGCCGCGCTCGCCACGGAACTACCGCACCACTTCCCCGGCTGA